One stretch of Lacimicrobium alkaliphilum DNA includes these proteins:
- a CDS encoding TrkH family potassium uptake protein, whose product MQYRTIIRILGLLVALFSVTMLPPALVSVIYADGGGLPFLLAFFLCLITGLLSWYPNRRHRSELRAKEGFLIVALFWTVLASFASLPFIFLEQPQLSVTDSFFEAFSGLTTTGATVIEGIDYLPRAVQFYRQQLQWLGGMGIIVLAVAILPILGVGGMQLYRAEIPGPVKDSKMTPRIADTAKHLWYIYMVLTLACVFAYWLAGMSLFDAICHAFSTVAIGGFSNYDASIGHFNSPLINAICVLFLWVSALNFALHFHAVHNRSIKAYLRDPELKAFFAIQIVLVLICFATLTAHQWYADVETAFDQALFHAVSISTTAGFSADSFADWPVFLPILLIFASFIGGCASSTGGGLKVVRVVLLFLQGKREVDRLVHPKAVYSVKLGNRALPDRVVEAVWGFFSAYALIFIVIMIAMVATGMDNLTAFTATAACLNNLGPGLGAVAANFADVTSAGKWWLVLAMLFGRLEVFSLLVLFSPTFWRS is encoded by the coding sequence ATGCAGTATCGCACCATAATCCGAATTCTTGGCCTGCTCGTCGCCCTGTTTAGTGTGACGATGCTGCCTCCCGCTCTCGTCTCTGTTATTTATGCTGACGGCGGCGGCTTGCCATTTTTGCTGGCCTTTTTTCTTTGCCTGATCACCGGATTACTGTCCTGGTATCCAAACCGTCGGCATCGTTCGGAGCTCAGAGCAAAAGAAGGCTTTCTTATTGTGGCACTGTTCTGGACGGTACTGGCAAGCTTTGCTTCATTACCGTTTATTTTCCTCGAGCAGCCGCAACTTTCTGTTACCGACTCATTCTTTGAAGCATTCTCAGGCCTTACTACCACAGGCGCCACGGTCATTGAAGGTATCGATTACCTCCCCAGGGCTGTTCAGTTCTATCGTCAGCAACTGCAATGGCTCGGGGGGATGGGAATTATCGTACTGGCGGTGGCAATACTGCCGATTCTCGGCGTAGGCGGAATGCAGTTGTATCGGGCCGAGATCCCTGGTCCGGTAAAAGATTCAAAGATGACGCCGAGAATCGCGGATACCGCCAAGCACTTGTGGTACATCTATATGGTGCTGACCCTGGCATGTGTGTTCGCATACTGGTTGGCCGGAATGAGCTTATTTGATGCGATTTGCCATGCTTTTTCCACCGTGGCGATTGGCGGATTCTCAAACTATGATGCCAGCATCGGACACTTTAACAGCCCGCTGATCAACGCAATTTGTGTTCTGTTCCTGTGGGTTTCGGCACTGAACTTCGCTTTGCACTTTCACGCAGTGCACAACCGCAGTATCAAGGCTTATCTGCGCGATCCAGAGTTAAAAGCATTTTTTGCCATACAGATTGTATTGGTGCTGATCTGCTTTGCCACTCTCACCGCACATCAGTGGTATGCCGACGTTGAAACGGCCTTTGACCAGGCACTTTTTCATGCAGTTTCGATCAGTACCACAGCGGGGTTCAGTGCGGACAGTTTCGCTGACTGGCCGGTTTTCCTGCCGATCCTGTTGATCTTCGCCAGTTTTATCGGTGGTTGCGCCAGCTCCACAGGTGGCGGTCTGAAGGTGGTCAGAGTGGTGTTGCTGTTCCTGCAGGGAAAACGGGAAGTGGACAGGCTGGTACACCCCAAAGCGGTATATTCTGTAAAGCTGGGAAACAGGGCGCTACCAGACCGGGTTGTTGAAGCTGTATGGGGCTTTTTCTCTGCTTATGCACTGATTTTTATTGTTATCATGATAGCCATGGTGGCAACTGGAATGGATAACCTGACTGCCTTCACAGCCACGGCGGCTTGCCTGAATAATCTTGGGCCTGGTCTGGGGGCGGTAGCCGCCAACTTTGCAGATGTTACATCAGCGGGCAAATGGTGGCTGGTGCTGGCAATGCTGTTTGGCCGGCTGGAAGTATTTTCGTTGCTGGTTTTATTTTCTCCAACGTTCTGGCGTAGTTAA
- a CDS encoding YtoQ family protein, with product MYKRVYLAGDNHSCWQKELQAQARAAELAISFRCPHKQSASGSVNAEPARQMAGARCVAAVNDALLREAELIVVRFDSDSDHHHALAAAGQAIVQGKSMVVLHEKALADKLASISRVATAVAGDMEQLLSILDAWSNNKAIDNN from the coding sequence ATGTACAAGCGCGTATACCTTGCAGGAGATAATCACTCGTGCTGGCAAAAAGAGTTGCAGGCTCAGGCCAGGGCTGCGGAGCTGGCAATTAGTTTCCGGTGCCCTCACAAGCAGTCTGCGTCAGGTTCAGTGAATGCTGAACCAGCCAGACAAATGGCAGGAGCTCGTTGTGTAGCAGCAGTTAATGATGCCTTATTGAGGGAGGCTGAGCTGATTGTCGTGCGTTTTGATAGTGACTCAGATCACCATCATGCGCTGGCTGCAGCCGGGCAGGCGATAGTGCAGGGTAAGTCCATGGTCGTGCTGCACGAAAAAGCGCTGGCGGATAAACTTGCCAGTATTTCCAGAGTTGCCACAGCGGTAGCCGGTGACATGGAGCAGTTGCTGTCGATTCTGGATGCCTGGAGTAATAACAAGGCCATAGATAATAACTAA
- the elbB gene encoding isoprenoid biosynthesis glyoxalase ElbB gives MKNVAIILSGCGVFDGAEIFESVITLLALDARGAKYQCFAPDMQQHHVINHLTGEVMEGESRNVLVEAARIARGDIKELKELNVDDYDALILPGGFGAAKNLSDFAIKGADCTIHPDVEAICKAFAEKRKPAGYLCIAPAMLARIYGSKVKMTIGNDAETAEAVEAMGAIHIECAVTDVVEDRDCKLITTPAYMLAKNIGEAATGINKLVDKVLEMA, from the coding sequence ATGAAAAATGTGGCAATTATATTAAGTGGTTGTGGCGTGTTTGACGGTGCTGAGATCTTTGAGTCAGTGATCACTTTGCTGGCACTTGATGCAAGGGGGGCAAAATACCAGTGTTTCGCACCTGATATGCAGCAACATCATGTGATTAACCATCTTACCGGTGAAGTGATGGAAGGCGAAAGTCGTAATGTTCTGGTTGAGGCTGCCCGTATTGCAAGGGGAGATATAAAGGAACTCAAAGAACTCAATGTTGATGACTATGATGCACTGATTTTACCCGGCGGCTTCGGTGCCGCGAAGAACCTCAGTGATTTCGCGATCAAAGGTGCGGATTGCACAATTCATCCCGATGTTGAGGCCATTTGTAAGGCTTTCGCTGAGAAGCGGAAGCCCGCAGGTTATTTGTGTATTGCGCCGGCTATGCTGGCCCGTATCTATGGTAGTAAGGTGAAGATGACCATTGGCAATGATGCCGAAACGGCTGAGGCTGTTGAGGCGATGGGGGCAATTCATATCGAGTGTGCGGTTACCGATGTGGTTGAAGACAGGGACTGTAAGCTGATTACAACACCAGCCTATATGCTGGCAAAAAATATTGGTGAGGCCGCGACGGGGATCAACAAGCTGGTGGATAAAGTACTGGAAATGGCATAG
- the polA gene encoding DNA polymerase I, producing the protein MAKLPDNPLILVDGSSYLFRAFHAMPNLTNEHGEHTGAIYGVINMLRSMLKQINPTHIAVVFDAKGKTFRDDIYADYKANRPPMPDDLRQQIAPLHSIIQAMGLPIIVEEGVEADDVIGTLSRQASAAGIAVLISTGDKDMAQLVDDNVTLINTMTNTLLDPDGVSEKFGVPPELIIDFLALKGDKSDNIPGVPGVGDKSALAMLQNLGGLDQIFGNLDKIETLDFRGARSMAQKMREYEEQARLSYQLATIKTDVALHVEPQDLVPGEPDTKQLTELYSRYNFKRWLEEVEQQGPVTAATANNQHDISHNNYQTILSKEILQTWLDKLRQAPLFALDTETTSLNYMEAELVGFCFAVAPGEAAYLPVGHDCADAPEQLDRDWVLEQLKPILEDPQRLKVGQHLKYDKNVLCNYGIELKGIAFDTMLESYVYNSVAGRHDMDSLAERYLDFKTIKFEDIAGKGAKQLTFNQIALEQAAPYAAEDADITYRLHENLWPKIEQEAGLKHVLTEIEVPLIPVLSKMEYTGVLIDSQQLREQSQHIASRILGLEEEVYELAGEQFNLGSTKQLQTILFEKMQLPVVKKTPKGAPSTSEDVLQTLAMNYPLPRLLMEYRGLSKLKNTYTDKLPKMINHRTGRVHTSYHQAVAATGRLSSTDPNLQNIPIRTEQGRKVRQAFIAPQGCKIVAADYSQIELRIMAHLSADKGLLNAFAKGLDIHKATAAEVFGVSLDNVTSEQRRNAKAINFGLIYGMSAFGLAQQLNIPRQEAQEYMDLYFDRYPGVLTYMHNTREQAKSQGYVSTVFGRRLYLPEIKSSNGARRKGAERAAINAPMQGTAADIIKKAMLAVNQWIEEHAASEVRMIMQVHDELVFEIKEQNLEAHRKRIIELMEKASTLDVPLLVEAGVGANWDQAH; encoded by the coding sequence ATGGCAAAACTTCCTGATAACCCTCTTATTCTGGTAGACGGTTCCTCTTATTTATTCAGGGCTTTCCATGCCATGCCCAACCTGACCAATGAGCATGGTGAACATACCGGCGCAATATACGGTGTTATTAATATGCTCAGAAGTATGCTCAAGCAAATAAACCCAACACATATAGCCGTGGTGTTTGATGCTAAGGGTAAGACTTTCAGAGATGATATTTATGCCGATTACAAAGCAAATCGCCCGCCTATGCCTGACGATCTGCGGCAACAGATTGCGCCTTTGCACAGTATTATTCAGGCCATGGGTCTGCCCATCATAGTTGAAGAAGGAGTAGAGGCCGATGATGTTATCGGTACGCTCTCCCGCCAGGCCAGTGCGGCAGGAATCGCCGTTCTGATCAGTACCGGAGACAAGGACATGGCGCAACTGGTTGACGACAATGTCACCCTTATCAATACCATGACCAACACCTTACTCGATCCTGATGGTGTATCAGAGAAGTTTGGTGTACCGCCGGAGTTGATCATCGACTTTCTCGCGCTTAAAGGTGACAAGTCAGACAATATTCCTGGTGTACCGGGTGTTGGCGATAAAAGCGCCCTGGCGATGCTGCAAAATCTGGGCGGTCTGGATCAGATATTCGGGAATCTGGATAAGATAGAGACACTGGATTTCCGGGGCGCCAGGAGCATGGCCCAGAAGATGCGCGAATATGAAGAACAGGCCCGCCTCTCCTACCAGCTGGCGACGATCAAAACCGATGTGGCATTGCACGTAGAACCACAGGATCTGGTGCCCGGTGAACCTGACACCAAACAGCTGACCGAGCTTTACAGCCGTTACAATTTCAAACGCTGGCTGGAAGAAGTTGAGCAACAGGGTCCGGTAACGGCCGCAACAGCGAACAACCAGCACGATATCAGCCATAACAACTACCAGACCATACTCAGTAAAGAGATCCTGCAAACCTGGCTGGATAAGCTAAGACAAGCTCCTTTGTTTGCGCTGGACACCGAAACGACCAGCCTCAATTACATGGAAGCCGAGCTCGTCGGGTTTTGCTTTGCAGTTGCGCCGGGTGAGGCGGCTTACCTTCCCGTTGGCCACGACTGCGCAGATGCCCCCGAACAACTGGATCGGGATTGGGTATTAGAACAACTTAAACCCATACTCGAAGACCCACAACGCCTCAAGGTAGGTCAGCACCTCAAATATGATAAAAATGTACTGTGCAACTATGGTATCGAACTCAAAGGCATTGCCTTTGATACTATGCTCGAATCCTATGTGTATAACAGCGTAGCCGGACGCCATGATATGGACAGCCTGGCCGAGCGCTATCTCGATTTTAAGACCATAAAGTTTGAAGATATCGCCGGAAAAGGCGCAAAACAACTTACCTTTAATCAGATTGCTCTGGAGCAGGCCGCACCTTATGCGGCGGAAGACGCAGACATTACTTATCGATTGCATGAAAATCTATGGCCGAAGATCGAGCAGGAGGCAGGCCTTAAACATGTGTTAACCGAAATTGAGGTACCACTGATACCGGTGCTGTCAAAAATGGAATACACCGGTGTATTAATAGACAGCCAGCAGCTGCGGGAACAAAGCCAGCATATTGCCAGTCGTATTCTGGGGCTTGAGGAAGAAGTCTACGAGCTGGCCGGAGAACAGTTTAACCTTGGCTCAACCAAGCAATTGCAAACGATCCTGTTTGAAAAGATGCAGTTGCCGGTAGTCAAAAAGACGCCTAAGGGCGCCCCCTCCACCTCAGAAGACGTGCTGCAAACACTGGCGATGAACTATCCCCTGCCCAGGTTGTTAATGGAATACCGGGGATTAAGCAAGCTGAAGAACACCTATACCGACAAACTACCGAAGATGATCAATCACCGGACCGGCAGAGTGCATACCTCTTACCATCAGGCTGTGGCAGCCACAGGCAGACTGTCTTCGACGGACCCGAACCTGCAGAATATTCCGATTCGCACCGAACAGGGCCGCAAGGTGAGACAAGCCTTCATTGCCCCACAAGGCTGTAAAATTGTTGCTGCCGATTACTCACAGATTGAGCTGAGAATTATGGCCCATCTATCCGCTGACAAAGGGCTTTTAAATGCCTTTGCCAAGGGGCTGGATATCCATAAAGCCACTGCAGCAGAAGTATTTGGAGTCAGTCTTGATAACGTCACCAGTGAGCAGCGACGTAATGCCAAGGCCATCAACTTTGGCCTGATCTACGGTATGTCTGCCTTTGGTCTGGCCCAACAGCTGAACATCCCGCGCCAGGAAGCACAGGAATATATGGATCTGTACTTCGATCGTTATCCGGGCGTGCTCACTTATATGCACAATACCAGAGAGCAGGCAAAGTCTCAGGGCTATGTCTCTACCGTATTTGGTCGTCGCCTGTATTTGCCGGAAATCAAATCCAGCAATGGCGCCAGACGCAAAGGGGCTGAACGTGCCGCCATCAATGCTCCGATGCAGGGCACCGCCGCAGATATCATCAAAAAAGCCATGCTGGCAGTGAACCAATGGATAGAAGAGCACGCTGCCAGCGAGGTCAGAATGATCATGCAGGTACATGACGAACTGGTTTTTGAAATAAAAGAACAGAATCTCGAGGCACACAGGAAGCGTATCATTGAGCTGATGGAGAAGGCCTCAACACTTGATGTTCCCTTACTTGTAGAAGCAGGTGTCGGCGCTAACTGGGATCAGGCTCACTAA
- the yihA gene encoding ribosome biogenesis GTP-binding protein YihA/YsxC: MSYYSQASFLMSAPDIRHLGADEGIEVAFAGRSNAGKSSALNRISRQKGLARTSKTPGRTQLINVFELDENRRLIDLPGYGFAQVPLEMKKKWQKSLAEYLQARKSLKGLVVLMDIRHPFKELDQDLIRWAVSSELPVLALLTKADKLKAGKRKAQLLMAREASLAFCGDVTVHAFSSLNGIGMAEAEGVLDAWFGLEKEKP, translated from the coding sequence GTGAGCTACTACAGTCAGGCCAGTTTTTTAATGAGTGCGCCGGACATCCGGCACCTTGGTGCAGATGAAGGCATTGAGGTGGCATTTGCCGGTCGCTCGAATGCCGGTAAGTCCAGCGCTCTGAACCGTATCAGTCGCCAGAAGGGGCTTGCCCGTACCAGTAAGACCCCTGGCAGAACTCAGTTGATCAATGTTTTTGAGCTGGATGAGAACAGGCGCCTTATTGATCTGCCTGGCTATGGTTTTGCCCAGGTGCCGTTAGAGATGAAAAAGAAATGGCAAAAGTCGTTGGCGGAATACCTGCAAGCGCGCAAGAGCCTTAAGGGTTTAGTGGTGCTGATGGATATCCGTCATCCGTTCAAGGAATTGGATCAGGATTTGATCCGCTGGGCCGTGAGCAGTGAGTTACCTGTGCTGGCGTTGTTAACCAAAGCCGACAAATTAAAGGCCGGTAAGCGTAAAGCTCAGTTGTTGATGGCCAGGGAGGCGAGCCTGGCCTTCTGCGGAGATGTTACGGTACACGCCTTCTCTTCACTCAATGGTATCGGTATGGCAGAGGCTGAAGGGGTGCTGGACGCCTGGTTTGGATTAGAAAAAGAAAAGCCCTGA
- a CDS encoding c-type cytochrome, with amino-acid sequence MKKLCTMLCLIFTLPVFAEGDAQAGKEKSVSCAACHGADGNSAVDMYPSLAGQHQKYLIKQLQEFRLASQTGGEEGRYDPVMSGMAAPLSDQDILDLAAFYNEQKAKPGSAPEDVIQKGQKLYMGGDVERGLTACAACHGPRGDGMSLANFPDISGQHAAYVKKQLQDFRAGKRNNDMNGMMQDVAKRLTDEEIEILSKFLVGLY; translated from the coding sequence ATGAAAAAATTATGCACAATGCTTTGCCTTATTTTCACACTCCCTGTTTTCGCCGAGGGTGATGCACAGGCAGGTAAAGAGAAATCTGTCAGTTGCGCTGCCTGCCATGGTGCAGATGGCAACAGTGCGGTAGACATGTATCCTTCTCTGGCCGGACAACATCAGAAGTACCTGATCAAGCAATTGCAGGAGTTTCGACTCGCATCACAGACAGGTGGCGAAGAGGGCCGCTATGATCCGGTGATGTCTGGTATGGCCGCGCCGCTATCCGATCAGGACATTCTCGATCTCGCGGCATTCTATAACGAGCAAAAAGCCAAGCCCGGCAGTGCGCCTGAAGATGTTATTCAGAAGGGTCAGAAACTCTATATGGGTGGCGATGTAGAACGCGGCCTGACAGCCTGTGCCGCCTGCCATGGCCCCAGAGGTGATGGAATGAGCCTGGCCAACTTCCCTGATATCAGCGGTCAGCATGCTGCATATGTTAAAAAGCAACTGCAGGATTTTCGTGCCGGTAAAAGAAATAATGATATGAATGGCATGATGCAGGATGTGGCTAAACGCCTCACCGATGAAGAGATCGAAATCCTGTCTAAGTTCCTGGTCGGCCTCTACTAA
- a CDS encoding class I SAM-dependent methyltransferase, which translates to MQCPLCQKQSSQHYWQDKRRDYRQCDICKLVFVPPAQRLSPQSEKAEYDLHHNCADDAGYISFLNRLALPLTGVLSDGCIGLDYGCGPSPVLAALLSEKGHQVSYYDPFYYPDEKVFKRRYDFISCSEAIEHFFHPGEVCQNWMSLLKAKGWLAIMTKRVIDRHRFKTWHYKNDPTHVCFFSEETFGWLAKKYRMRLEVSGPDVVLLQKLA; encoded by the coding sequence ATGCAGTGCCCCCTTTGCCAAAAACAATCCAGCCAGCACTACTGGCAGGATAAACGCAGAGATTACCGGCAATGTGATATTTGCAAGCTGGTTTTTGTGCCTCCCGCACAGCGCCTGTCTCCTCAATCGGAAAAAGCAGAATACGATCTGCATCACAACTGCGCTGATGATGCCGGTTATATCAGCTTTCTGAACCGCCTTGCACTGCCCCTGACCGGAGTTCTGAGTGACGGGTGTATTGGTCTCGATTATGGCTGTGGCCCCTCACCCGTTCTGGCAGCGTTGCTGAGTGAAAAAGGGCATCAGGTCAGTTATTACGACCCTTTTTATTATCCTGATGAGAAAGTTTTCAAACGACGTTACGACTTTATAAGCTGTTCAGAAGCCATCGAGCATTTTTTTCACCCGGGAGAGGTCTGCCAAAACTGGATGTCGCTGTTAAAGGCAAAGGGCTGGCTGGCGATTATGACCAAGAGAGTCATAGATCGGCACAGATTCAAAACCTGGCACTATAAAAATGATCCCACCCATGTGTGCTTTTTCAGCGAGGAGACGTTTGGCTGGCTGGCAAAGAAGTACCGTATGCGCCTCGAAGTGTCGGGCCCCGATGTAGTACTGCTGCAAAAGCTCGCGTAG
- the yihI gene encoding Der GTPase-activating protein YihI, translated as MAKAPRTKRIPDKAHQANVADRKSKKRKGHAPGSRHSEADQTKVRQNHGAKADPRLGSKKPVPLTAPSKSAKEPQKHFSPAKELSAIEQDPRLEALLDKAEQDQSLTAEEKTYIDQKLARHRQLCELLGIDAADDKDEKSSDPRQQSGRSHVADDEDALLDKFMNSDIKDLN; from the coding sequence ATGGCAAAAGCCCCCAGAACCAAACGAATCCCGGACAAAGCCCATCAGGCCAATGTCGCCGACAGGAAATCCAAAAAACGTAAAGGCCATGCCCCCGGCAGCCGACACAGTGAAGCGGATCAGACCAAAGTCAGGCAAAATCATGGGGCTAAGGCCGACCCCCGATTGGGAAGTAAAAAGCCGGTGCCATTAACAGCGCCATCAAAATCAGCCAAAGAGCCGCAGAAACATTTTTCACCGGCCAAAGAATTATCTGCCATTGAGCAGGATCCTCGTCTCGAGGCCCTGCTCGACAAGGCAGAACAGGATCAGAGCCTGACCGCTGAAGAAAAGACATATATCGATCAAAAACTCGCCCGTCATCGCCAGCTTTGTGAGTTACTCGGAATCGACGCTGCCGATGATAAAGATGAAAAGAGCAGCGATCCCCGGCAGCAATCTGGCCGTAGTCATGTAGCAGATGATGAGGACGCGCTGCTGGATAAGTTTATGAACAGTGATATTAAAGACCTTAACTGA
- a CDS encoding DUF2489 domain-containing protein, which yields MTSLQLTLLIVASLIVVGLAFYAGKLLYLLHIQNKTRRREQDARRGYLDESIYTISMAVTQQQCSLSEASIRLCVLLDHLEDEHHYPDAYPALHELYSRIRHMPTHDAWKALPKVQRRKMEQEREEHEAELETQILREAEQLMQRHLPSAETSS from the coding sequence ATGACATCGTTGCAACTGACACTGCTGATTGTGGCCAGCCTGATTGTCGTGGGGTTGGCCTTTTACGCCGGTAAACTGCTGTACTTGCTTCACATACAGAATAAAACTCGGCGTCGAGAGCAAGACGCACGCCGTGGTTACCTGGATGAAAGTATCTACACCATCTCCATGGCCGTCACCCAACAACAATGTTCGTTGTCAGAGGCCAGTATCAGACTTTGCGTATTGCTGGATCACCTTGAAGATGAGCATCACTATCCGGATGCCTATCCGGCACTTCATGAGCTTTATTCCCGTATCCGGCATATGCCCACTCATGATGCCTGGAAAGCCCTGCCAAAAGTACAGCGGCGCAAAATGGAACAGGAAAGGGAAGAACACGAAGCCGAGCTTGAAACACAAATACTCAGGGAAGCAGAACAGCTGATGCAGCGTCATCTGCCCAGTGCCGAGACCTCTTCATAA
- a CDS encoding DNA-3-methyladenine glycosylase I: MSDLHRCHWVTQDPIYLEYHDKVWGRPVTDAQELFAKLCLDGQQAGLSWLTILKKQANYEQAFCHFDPRKISRFDEQDVERLLQNPGIVRNRLKVASIIRNARAYIAMTEQGVDFSDFLWQFTDGRSIQNRWQEPGQVPVTTPASDAMSKALKQQGFNFVGSTICYAFMQAVGMVNDHLTCCHCYEEVSALGR, translated from the coding sequence ATGTCAGATCTTCATCGTTGCCACTGGGTAACACAGGATCCCATCTATCTGGAATACCATGATAAGGTCTGGGGCAGGCCGGTGACCGATGCTCAGGAACTGTTTGCCAAGCTGTGTCTGGATGGTCAGCAAGCGGGTTTAAGCTGGCTGACGATACTGAAAAAGCAGGCCAATTATGAACAGGCATTTTGTCACTTTGACCCCCGCAAAATCAGCCGGTTTGATGAACAGGATGTTGAGAGGTTACTGCAGAACCCGGGGATCGTCAGAAATCGTCTTAAAGTCGCGTCAATAATCCGAAATGCCAGGGCTTATATCGCGATGACAGAGCAGGGCGTTGATTTCAGTGACTTTCTCTGGCAGTTCACCGATGGTCGCAGTATACAGAATCGCTGGCAGGAGCCGGGGCAGGTGCCGGTTACCACCCCGGCATCTGATGCGATGTCCAAAGCGCTCAAACAACAGGGCTTTAATTTTGTCGGCAGTACTATTTGCTATGCGTTTATGCAGGCAGTAGGGATGGTTAATGATCACTTAACCTGTTGTCACTGTTATGAAGAGGTCTCGGCACTGGGCAGATGA
- the glyQ gene encoding glycine--tRNA ligase subunit alpha, producing MQKFDVKTFQGLILALQDYWARQGCVIIQPLDMEVGAGTFHPMTFLRAIGPEPISSAYVQPCRRPTDGRYGENPNRLQHYYQFQVMLKPSPENIQDLYLGSLVELGFDPLVHDIRFVEDNWESPTLGAWGLGWEVWLNGMEVTQFTYFQQVGGLECKPVTGEITYGLERLAMYIQGVDSIYDLVWTDGPMGKVTYRDVFHQNEVEQSAYNFEHADVQALFRTFDQCELDSQKLIEAGLALPAYEQVMKASHAFNLLDARHAISVTERQRYILRVRALAKECANSFYAAREALGFPLCKQEAV from the coding sequence ATGCAAAAATTTGACGTCAAGACTTTTCAGGGCCTGATACTCGCTCTGCAGGACTACTGGGCGCGTCAGGGATGCGTCATCATACAACCACTGGATATGGAAGTGGGTGCCGGTACCTTCCATCCTATGACGTTCCTGCGCGCTATTGGCCCCGAACCAATCAGCAGTGCTTATGTACAGCCATGCAGAAGACCAACCGACGGGCGTTATGGAGAAAACCCTAACCGCCTGCAACACTATTATCAGTTCCAGGTTATGCTCAAGCCTTCGCCAGAAAATATTCAGGACTTATACTTGGGCTCACTGGTTGAACTGGGCTTCGATCCATTGGTTCATGATATCCGTTTTGTTGAAGATAACTGGGAGTCTCCTACTCTGGGTGCCTGGGGTTTAGGCTGGGAAGTCTGGCTGAATGGCATGGAAGTGACTCAGTTTACCTACTTTCAGCAAGTGGGCGGGCTGGAGTGCAAACCGGTTACCGGGGAGATCACATACGGCCTCGAGCGGCTCGCCATGTATATTCAGGGTGTCGACAGCATTTATGATCTGGTCTGGACAGACGGCCCTATGGGCAAAGTCACCTACCGGGATGTCTTCCACCAGAATGAGGTGGAGCAATCGGCTTACAACTTTGAACATGCAGATGTGCAGGCACTTTTCAGAACCTTCGATCAATGTGAACTGGACAGTCAGAAACTGATTGAAGCAGGCCTGGCGCTACCAGCTTATGAGCAGGTTATGAAAGCTTCCCATGCATTCAACCTGCTGGATGCCAGACATGCTATTTCTGTCACCGAAAGGCAGCGGTATATTCTCAGAGTGCGCGCACTAGCCAAGGAATGCGCCAACAGCTTTTATGCGGCCCGGGAAGCCCTTGGTTTTCCATTATGTAAACAGGAGGCTGTTTGA